In the genome of Chloroflexota bacterium, one region contains:
- a CDS encoding exosortase-associated EpsI family protein, translating into MQNSTARSIIVIGLLALAAGALYLSGQFGAVLGQGDVDGFALVADIDYWQRTPREQQVAAISPFNLDHDLNEVPMTVGDWQGKDIAQSNIGVYIVLEPEQYVERQYFNPQGQYVWLTMIGGRSSRTFHPPESCYDSYDWQTELSSYAVPLENGQLHGMLVNAHKDPWDQLSFYFYLFPDRNRDPADGIVIFRVTSPLYDSVDETMALQGEFIRHFFTDSRPTGGI; encoded by the coding sequence ATGCAAAACAGTACGGCCCGAAGTATTATAGTCATCGGTCTGCTGGCGCTTGCCGCTGGCGCCCTATATCTTTCGGGGCAGTTCGGTGCCGTGCTGGGCCAGGGCGATGTGGATGGTTTCGCCCTGGTGGCCGATATCGACTATTGGCAGCGCACGCCCCGGGAGCAACAGGTCGCAGCAATATCCCCGTTCAATCTCGATCACGACCTGAACGAAGTGCCGATGACCGTGGGCGACTGGCAAGGCAAGGACATTGCGCAGAGCAATATCGGCGTGTACATCGTATTGGAACCGGAGCAATATGTGGAGCGGCAGTACTTCAACCCGCAAGGCCAGTATGTCTGGCTGACCATGATCGGGGGGCGCAGCTCCCGCACCTTTCATCCGCCCGAGTCCTGTTACGACTCCTACGACTGGCAGACGGAGTTAAGCTCCTATGCAGTGCCCCTTGAGAATGGCCAGCTTCATGGCATGTTGGTCAATGCCCACAAGGATCCATGGGACCAGCTTTCCTTCTATTTTTACCTTTTCCCCGATCGCAACAGAGATCCGGCCGATGGAATCGTGATCTTCCGGGTAACATCACCCCTCTATGACAGCGTCGACGAGACCATGGCGCTGCAGGGCGAATTCATCCGCCACTTCTTCACCGACTCCCGGCCTACTGGAGGTATTTGA
- a CDS encoding SCP2 sterol-binding domain-containing protein → MAFYQDSDSFYAVAKKLFDQAIQDPEVEAEFKRNKMTIRFRSTDPPAEIYLDGKSNPPTVTYGPVPGRADLDLSMEAETLHQIWLGELGLREAFFGGKVDVKGNIFRAMKLAPLFHKLEALYPQVLAEVQSGS, encoded by the coding sequence GTGGCTTTCTATCAGGATTCCGACAGCTTTTATGCTGTCGCAAAAAAACTGTTCGACCAGGCGATCCAGGACCCTGAGGTCGAAGCAGAGTTCAAGCGTAATAAGATGACAATCCGGTTTCGCTCCACTGATCCGCCAGCGGAAATATACCTGGACGGAAAGAGCAACCCACCGACGGTGACCTATGGTCCCGTGCCTGGCCGGGCAGATCTGGATCTAAGCATGGAGGCTGAAACCCTCCATCAGATCTGGCTGGGTGAGTTGGGACTCCGGGAAGCTTTTTTCGGTGGCAAGGTCGATGTGAAAGGAAATATCTTTCGAGCCATGAAGTTGGCGCCTCTTTTCCACAAACTGGAGGCGCTCTATCCCCAGGTGTTGGCGGAGGTGCAATCAGGGTCATAA